AGAGTTTGGTGCGCGAGTCCTTCTCCAGAAAGAAAGCCGATGCGTGTAACCTCTTCAGGCTGAAACAGCGCTTCCAATTCAGCAAGAATTGAAGAAGGAGAATCGCAACGCACTTCCTCGCCGCAGTTGTAGCAATAAGTTCTTCCAATGCGCGCATAGAGGAGACGCAAATAATCATAGACTTCAGTTACAGTAGCTACCGTGGATCTTGGATTTGCCTGACTCGTGCGTTGTTGTATTGCGATGGCAGGGTAGATTCCTTCGATGGAATCCACATCCGGCTTCTCCATCTTGTCTAAAAACTGCCGCGCATAAGTGGAAAGGGATTCCACGTACCTACGCTGCCCCTCCGCATACAGAGTATCCAGAGCCAGACTCGATTTGCCAGAGCCACTCACTCCGGTAATCACAACATATTTTCCGGCGGGAATCTCGACATCAAGATTCTTCAGGTTGTGCGTGCGCGCACCCCGTATAACGATATTCTCATTCATGGGATTTTTTCACCACGGAGTTACTGAGCAAAGTAGTGCGGACGTCTCGTCTGCGGCAACTCGCAGGCGGGGACGCCTACGCTACTTTGCTCCGTGACTCCGTGGTGAAATTATTCGTTAATGGTTTGATAAAAGGTAAGAGTTATGTTGGCAAACGTCAATGTATCGCCATTCTTCAATGGCGCAGGCGAGCCTGTCGACAGGCGCTGATTGTTCAGGAACGTTCCATTGACTGTTCCAATTTCTTCGACAAGCTGAAAATTCTCGTCATCCTTAACAATCTTTGCGTGGCGCCGCGAAATAAAACGCTTGGGATCTTCATCCGACAAGTCGATATCAGGAACCGCTCCGGTTACCCGGTCTACTCGCCCCACATAAGACTCGCTTTTGATGATCGGGAATGTCTTGCCGGACATCGTTGAGACAAGATATGCCTTGACCTCTTGCGCATCTTTCCTCGATTTTGGTTTGGCTCCAGCTTCCGTAAGACTCAACATCTCTGTGGATGCATGCATCAACTTTTCAATTTGCACATTTGCTTCGCGAAGCCGCAGTGAAAGTTTCCGCATGATACGGATTGCGATCTCGATGTTCGATTTGATCATCGCAACAAAATTCGCGCTGTTGATCTTGATCAAATCGCAATCTTCTTCCGCCTCCGCTGAAGCGGATCTCGGCATCCCTTCCAGGATCGACATCTCTCCGAAAAAATCCCCCTTTTCCAAAACAGTCAAAGTTTGATCGAATCCATCTATGTTCTTGAAAATGCGAACCTTACCAGACTGAATGATGAACATCTCGCTCCCCAGTTCACCCTCGGTAAAAACGAGCTCTCCTTTTTTGAAGGAGACCCTGTATTTATCGAAAAGTTCGGAGGACATCAGTTTGTTTTTTCATTCTAGAGAGAAAAGTCATTGCAGTCAATGCAGCATGCATGCGGTGAAAGCCTGCTTCACTCCCTTATGAAGGGAGGGATTGAGGGAGGGTTGCCTCCTTCATAAGGAGGGGGAAACACTGCAGTCATTGAGTCTGCGACCGAACGCCTGCCGCGTTTGCATATGTTATGATTGTGACCTGAAGTGAAAAAATGAGAATTTTGGGCGGGATCGGTATAGTTCTTCTCACATTCACAATAGCGGTTGCGGAGCAACCCTCCACGATCGCCTTTGATGCCGCGCTCCTTGTTGAGAATGATGTCGAAATCAAGAC
This portion of the bacterium genome encodes:
- a CDS encoding cyclic nucleotide-binding domain-containing protein → MSSELFDKYRVSFKKGELVFTEGELGSEMFIIQSGKVRIFKNIDGFDQTLTVLEKGDFFGEMSILEGMPRSASAEAEEDCDLIKINSANFVAMIKSNIEIAIRIMRKLSLRLREANVQIEKLMHASTEMLSLTEAGAKPKSRKDAQEVKAYLVSTMSGKTFPIIKSESYVGRVDRVTGAVPDIDLSDEDPKRFISRRHAKIVKDDENFQLVEEIGTVNGTFLNNQRLSTGSPAPLKNGDTLTFANITLTFYQTINE